atatatttcaaatgtttatttcatttaattgtgatgattaaaactgacaactaatgaaaatccctaattcagtatctccgaaaattagaatattacttaaacCAATAttagaccaatacaaaaaaaaggatttttagaaatgttggccaactgaaaagtatgaacatgaaaagtatgtgcatgtacagcactcaatacttagttggggccccttttgcctgaattactgcagcaatgcggcgtggcatggagtcgatcagtctgtggcactgctcaggtgttatgagagcccaggttgctctgatagtggccttcagctcttctgcattgttgggtctggcgtatcgcatcttcctcttcacaatagcccatagattttctatagggttaaggtcaggtgagtttgctggccaattaacaACAGGGATACCGTGGtgcttaaaccaggtactggtagctttagCATGGTGTGCAGGTGCCaggtcctgttggaaaatgaaatctgcatctccataaagttggtcatgTCATCAGCAGGAagggcaccccaaaccatcactgactgtggaaactttacactggacttcaagcaacgtggattccgtgcctctcctctcttcctccagattctgggaccttgatttccaaaggaaatgcaaaatttactttcatcagagaacataactttggaccactcagcagcagtccagtcctttttgtctttagcccaggcgagacgtgtctgacgctgtgtcttgttcaagagtggcttgacacaaggaatgcaacagctgaaacccatgtcttgcatacgtctgtgcgtggtggttcttgaagcactgactccagctgcagtccactctttgtgaatctcccccacatttttgaatgggttttgtttcacaatcctctccagggtgcggttatccctattgcttgtacacttttggacatcttttccttcccttcgcctctctattaatgtactttgacacagagctctgtgaacagccagcctctttagcaatgaacttttgtgtcttgccctccttgtgcaaggtgtcaatggtcgtcttttggacagctgtcaagtcagcagtcttccccatgattgtgttgcctacagaactagactgagagaccatttaaaggcctttgctggtgttttgagttaattagctgattagagtgtggcaccaggtgtcttcaatattgaaccttttcacaatattctaattttctgagatactgattttggggttttcattagttgccAGTTATAATCGTCAAAATTAAAAGGCaagaacacttgaaatatatcagtctgtgtggaatgaatgtatacattatacaagtttcactttttgaatggatttactgaaataaatcaaccttttgatgatattctaattatatgaccagcacctgtatactgCCCAGTTTTATGAAAAGATCTTTCTAGTAGTGAAATATTCCTCTAATTGACTTCTCttcaatgtttaaaaaaagcagAGTTTCAAAGTTCCATTCATTCATGACATTAGAAACAGGTCAATGTTTAGGATTTGCATGGTAACTAGGTTTACTTTTGTGATCACCTGAACAGGCCTGTTTTAATTTACAATCATAAGACAAGTTGAAAACACTTGTTGAAGCAAATCAATATTGAAGGTTAAGCTGTTTACACTGTCCTCTTTACTCTCATGTACAAGAACATTTCTATTCTTACTAGAATTCTGTGTGCAGCTTTGAGATGTTTTAATGTATGAATCATGATGacaatttcttttttacatCTTTACATCTTAGAAAAGTAAATTCAGTTTGATCTAATCTTTCTGGCACTCTTTGTCTAATTTGTGCTGTAAACTCCTGCCTTGTGTTCAAAGAGAGTGGAAAAAAATGCTGAGATTAAATTCAGACTTTGTTTGTCCCAGATTGAATTAAAGCATAATaaacagtgttgttgttttatacattttatatgtgACATGCCAGGCAAACCAAATGTAGTTTGTCAGTTCAATAAACAGGGGACATCAACATACTGCAACCACGTGGAGGACAGGAAGCaaggggagaggaagagaagaaagaaggaTGGACGTATtcttgtgtgttcatgtctgaTGGATTATAAATCATGTGGTTGTTAAAACTGTATGGATCCTTTAAGCAGAGTTGTGGCTCTTAGAGCTaagtacacacgcacacaagtCCAGTTGGTTTGGTGCGACTGTTTGGCAGTAAAATTGACAGATGGTCCAGATTCCTTTAGCACACTGGAATTTCTGGAATGTTCTCAGATCCTAAAGCTCTCTAGTAGAACTATAAGAGCATACCATTTCTCAAATACACAGCAGATACCAGCAGGACACACAAATGTGTCGCTATGCACAAACTTTGGTGACACCTGTCATGTGTGATTCTAGCTGtaaagtcaaaaacaaaaacaatgtggatttagatttaaataaatgtatatttagtTTGCCACAGGGGTTTGTAGCCATTAAAAGGTCCTGTAAACTTATTTTCTCGCCCCAATACAATGAATATGTCACGAGGACTGTCTAATTGTTTCTCTGCCCCAGTCTCCAGCCCCCGCTCACTTCTCCTTGGCCACGTACTCTCCTGTAACTCCTCAGACGTGCCATCCTCGAGCCAGTCAGAGATGCCCTCAGACTTTCTTGCCAATCCTGCTCACCTGACATTGCCTTCTACTTACACACCTGTTCCCACTTTTCTCATCAGTcctgcatatatatatacacacccgCCCCTTTTCCCCACTCAGTTGCCAGATTGTCTTTGTTGCTCTGTGACATGTTTACCCTTATGATTCAGTAAACTTGTAATTAAATCCCAAAACTGTACCTTTCTGCATTTGGGTCTAATTCCTTGCTTCCTCACACTCTCCTCCATAACAGAAGATGaatggaattttgtttgtgaCTTTCAAAGCGttagaataaatgtaaaaatctgtagAAACTACTTACCAAAGAAATAATCTCTTTGAAAACTGTTCACATTGACacagaatgtttttatttaaatgtttcagtgctgtgCTGTATTGTGGTTGAGATGAAAACGTCAGATACGACGAATATCTCAAAATCAGGAAAAGGAAAACTAAAGCCATTTAAATATCCGGActcaatgtttgttttttttgtaatttagatGAACAACACTTTGatgttaaataaaagaaaagataaaagtagaaagtaaaatatgacattttcagaACAATTTCTTCACATAACCCACATGTAAATTCTTTTTAGTTTTAACATCTTCACAGTACCTTCTTTGGAGAGGCGTGAGATGTGCTCCCCCAGCTCTTGGGTGCTCCAGCGTTTCAGATAAACGGACAGCTGGAAGATGGTGACTCTCTCTGGGCTGCAGATTGGCCGAGGGCCGGGCACCATCCGACAGGCCGTCTGGACATGCTGCAGGAGCTTAGAAAACACTGCAGAGGAGGGAGACAGGTTTCCACCTTAGTCAGCCAGTGAAAATACTGCTTGGCTAGTGCAGGAGCCAACATCTATTAGCGCCTGAAATGCTGCCTTTCATACTTTGAAGTTCTGCtggcatttttttattatttgatggtgaatttttcctctctctgcagATGGGAAACTCTTGACTTGGAAAATTAAAATTATCTTTCGTAAAAGGTGAAATATAGTAAAGTTTGTcagcctgctgtgtgtgtttttttttttttaattctttcacCTCTATTTAGCAAGCCAacctccaaaataaaacatttatgctTATAATTAATATTCATGCACTagaaaaatataacaacaaataaataaacataaataattcAACTATATGGGTAAGAAAGGTGGAGTTAAGTGTAGTACAGTACCTTTTTCAGACTGGCCGGGCTGCTTAGCCTTCACCTTGTGTGTGTAACGTTTCCTTAACGTCCTGGAGAAGCGGTCAGAGCTGCAACAGAAAGGAGAGCTGTTGTCGTTCACACACTCCTCCCAGAACAACAGCACATCCCTCGTTCTCTGGGCCTTTGGGAGGACTGAAggtgaagagaggaggagagtgaaTATCTTATGTTTACCTTTATTTATCAATGCACACACATCTGCTTGCTCTCTAAATAAACAGATCTTCCACTAACTGTCACTAGCAGAGATGGTGTCGTTCTTCTCTAGCAGCAGACGGCTGACTCTGTCAAGGACTTCAGCTTGGAGAGCCATTTCCTCCAGCAGATCCTTCCTGGATGGGCTGAAGTCTGTCGTTCTCATCATCTGAGCAAACATTATGTGCATTTGTTAGATTTTGACAAGCAAATCTGAGGGTGGACACAGATGAGGGGCAGCTTTGCAAGACAACAGGTAGAAACACATTCCTAATAGCCTCATCATACCTGCATGTACTGTTAAACTGTAAACACCTAAATACACAAAGGCAGAAAATCCTGCAtgtgctgccatctagtggttcATGCATGCTATGATTAAACCATACCCAGTCCAGTAGAGATTATGAAGTATATGGTGATTCAGCACCTCATGATTTATATCCAAAACCAGTGTGCAGTGCAAATGAAGGAAGTAATGTCTCCTTAAGTAGTGCGGTGGAATACAAGGCTGTGGTCAGGGTGGGGTACTGGCTTGTAGCAAGCCTGACTTTCATACAGGACTTTTTACATCCTTTCACAAAGCAAGGAATGTAACTGTAACTACCATCTTTCCCAAATGTGAAGTAAAGTGTTATAGTTGCAATGCACAGAAAATGAGTATTAGAAACTTTGGagttggatttttaaaaaagtattaaatttaatCCACAGTTTTGCAGAATCATCCAATCTCCAAAAACGTTTTTTGGACCTGCAGCAGGGTGTCGAACTTTGCCCGACTTTGGGCGGAGCTCCGATCTGTCTGGAAAGTCTCTTCTTTTATAATCGTCATCTTATCACTTTCCATGTTCATTCAAAaaaagaagagacaaaaaacacaacaaccagCAACCCATAGCCTATGTGGATCATAACAGTTGGTACAGATATAAGCTGATAGCAACAAGTCCTCCAATACAATATGTTGTTTCTACATGccttttagaaaaaaatttTCTGATCTGACGCCAGTATCACTTGGttagaaacaggaaacaaacagcgGCCTCCAGTGTATGTTTGTCTGATGTTTAAGTGTCTTATAGTGGCTTAGGCTTTGCTCCTGATGTAGCCTACAAGAGTCGTACTTACTATTGCAGCTAGAGGGCTACTTCACTTGAACGTAAAACAAATGTCATTTTGGACCACTTACTGAAACGACAGCTTTTTTGTCACTCTTGGGCATTACCGAAACTCTCCCTTCTCCACTCTGGGTTTTATAAATAACAGTTGAGAACAGGTAACCACAGTTCATAACTGTCAATGcaatttgtctttttctctgtctttgtgtttttttcttagtAATTCCCTTTTCACAGTATAGACAAGCCTGTAATCTCACCTTCTTATGTGGCAGCTCTTTATGCACAACTTGGCATTTGGGGTATTTGAGAACATGCTTCAGAAACATAACATGTACAGTAAGTACAAACATagtttgatgtgttttgttgtcttgCTTTTTATAAAAGTTAATTTGTGTTAGATTATAAGGATGATCTCATCATACTCATCCTTACTTATCCAAAAACTTGATTAATATAAACATAGCTTGTGACATGCTGCAGCAGCTGTACCTGTAGCAGGATGCAACTTATATCCAGGTGAGTCTCAAGAGCCTGGTCAAGACCCCAATTCCCAGAAGTCAGAGGGGCCAAGACCAACTCTTCCTCAGAAGCTGATTGGCTGTTCTGGGAGAGGAGGCCGAGACTCCTCAGAGTGCTCTGCTGGATTGAGCTGATGCTGATAAATATGAATAACAAGGAAATATGAGTTGTTTCACATTACGTCAGAGTTGAGTGTTTTATCTTATAGTGtttatcttattattattgtcttctgtctgtctatgaacCCACCCACTGTCTTTTAGTCTGAGGCTGCCCAAACAGGAAGTGTCATCATCTGCGTTGAAGTCATGTGACAAGAAGTCAAAGCTGCCCAGGACTTCCTCCACAGCCAGAGTCTCCTCTGATGACGAGCTTTTCAACATGGAGAGGTCGTTCTGCGGGAGAACACGCATAAATATAAAGGGCACACACAGTTTCTGTACTTacaggtgtgtgtatatgtgtgtactgtgtatatataaatacacacaggtACCTTCAGGATGGTTGCCAGGTGCAGTGTCTGGTGTTCCAGGGCTCTCAGCTCCTTCTCAGAGCAGCTCTGGTTCTGAAACATCTTCTCCAGCTCTGCGATCAGGACTCCCAGCCTGAGAGCCTGGGTTCTGCGCTGGACACTGCTCACCACCGGCCTCCCCGCGGTCGGAGCAGCAGTTGTGGGTGAGGAAGGTGTTACAGCTGGGGGCTGAGTAGTTGGTGTGGGCAAGGCAGGGGCAGAATATGACTGACATTGTGGGGAGTCCTGGAACAAATGTAGAGAAGAGtaagtttaaaacaagaacaagcTGGAAGAGAAGAAATGTGCGACTAGATGAGAAGAGGGAGACAAgaactgaagagagagagaacacaagaAAAGCTGAAGAGATGAGAAGGTCCACAAGAAAATAGTCCCTCTAgcagatacattttaaattgtgcCAGATACGAATTCCCCCAAAACTTTaagatatattattattagataTTTGTGGACCACAAAATATTAGTAGCTTACTGTTATCAGCCAGTAAAAAGCCAAATTTGTGAAAGTtgtcaccaaaacaaacatgtaaactCACATGTAAATACACCACTAAAACCTAAAAGCAAGGTCCACAGACAGAAGAAGTAGTCAGGGTGCAGTAGCTGAGACGTGCCAAAGCAAATGTGATGAAATTGCTGCTTTTCCAAAGAGTTGAAGTGCATCACGACACCACCCGAATGTGGGCTTTcatttgtagaaaaaaaaaatatgggtgGAGCTGTTTTGTTGACACTTTAATTGGACACAATTCACCGCTTCAGCCCCTGAACGTGGTGGAAGGATCGTCTTTGTAGCTATTTTTATTTGCACCAGGATTTCAATGCAGTGTTGAATTTGACTTGAGATAAATGATTCTAGTGGAGCGGTCAGGTTTTATTTACCTGAACAGTGACATTGTCCTGTCCCTGAGCTGcactgtgtgtctctgggtcTGGCTCGCCAGCTGTGTTCTTTCTGAGGATGTCAGGAGTGCTGGACCTGCGTTACAGAAATCTCATGTAGTGTTATCATTATAGGATTTATCATGGTGAAAAAAAGAAGGTAGACATCATTTTGTTCATCATTGGTTACCTTAAATTTAAAGTGCAATGAAGTGTTTACAAGTTTTTGTCTACCCCCTTTATTGCCTTTTGGGATTTAGGTGATTTTGAATCATAAAGATAAACTAAAGTGTTCCTTTACACGTTGAGAAAATTCTCCTACTTCAGTTACACCATTATCATTATCTAAAAATTATACTGtcacaaagctaaaaacaggacTGTTTCTCTTAACATGAAGTTCTTAGCTCATGAAAAGTTGGCATTTTGGAGAGACATGGTTTTGGCAGCACAACAACGCTTTGTTTCTAGGCAGAACTTAAAGTAGTTCATCCTCACATCTGTAGAGCCAGCAGGGAACCGGTTTTACTGTCTGCTGGTGTAGAGGGAGGATCTAACGCACTTCcccactcctcctctccatccttCTCATCCGTCTTCTTCCccgcctccctctcctctgtggAGACCTCCAGGGATCCTTCCTCCCCGAGGGACAGCTGAGTCTGGCTTCCTCCCAGACTGGTGCCTTGACTGTGGCTGGAGGGGTAGCTGTGAGTCCGCCTGCGACTGGAGGAATTACAACATGAAATACACATAAATCTATGCTGAGAACTTGctatttaaaatgttgcacTGACGGATGTTTGAATCCTAAGCCCATTCTTGCTTTATTGGTACCAcattaaagcagtggttctcaaattgtggtgacataaacaaacaaaaatgctcTGCTGCTAAGCTCttttgctaacctgaatcttgtttattttaatcGCCTGTACTGTTAATGATTGATAGGGGCATGAACTTTCTTTGGTTTCTGAATAGGGGCTTGACAGATGAAGCTTGAGAACCACTGTATTAAACTGATCATCTAAGATCACCACAAACTTTCCCTCCCCAAAATTTTCCTCTAACATGGAGGTTCtttcacacaaatgttaaattgtttttttaaacaacttcATTTTTCTTACTTTCACATCTTCAGGACTCTAAAAATCCTTCTAGTCAAACAATCTAAGAAAGCAAATTTACTCTTTGGTTGAAGTGCTCAAAACTCAGCTCCACACTAAGGCCAACCTTTGATGTGGGGCAATAAATCGCAGGAGGACAAGGCTGGCATTATTTAATATTCTTCTTGTTCTTACTCACAAAtctcagaaaaacaacaatgaattaACAATAAGTATTGTCTCGGTGGACGCTGTACAGTATGTTGCTATACAAAAAACACCAAGACAGATAAGTGTTATCCTTTAAGGTTTATACACGACATACCTCAGGGTGTAGGGGCTTTGTGGGCTGAGGGGTGATGTGATGTGTGATGGGTTGGACAGGTAGCTCAGCAGAGACACACCTCCTCTGTTATGTTGACCTTTAGACACCAGAGACGGGAGGGAACCTTCTCGATCCTGCAGCTCTCGCACCATCGACTGCAGACGAGGGAAGAGACCCGGATATCAAAGAAAATATCACACATCAGCAATGTGTAACATTTGATGAAATATGGCAGAGTTTCATCTTCAAATGAGTCGAACTAGACACATAAAAAGAAATAGTAGCACAACAgtagccactttattaggtacacctataCAGTCTAAATTAGTCCAATACAACCGCTCTGCCAACATCTATCTTCAAGAAGCTCATTCTGTTTTTGTCGACATTGTctgaaatgtatatttaattacactgaagaaaattataaacgcaacacttctgtttttgctcccattcatcatgagctgaactcaaagatctaagactttctctatgtacacaaaagacctgtttctctcaaatattgttcacaaatctgtgttagtaagcacttctcctttgccgagataatccatccacctcacaggtgtggtatatcaagatgctgatcagacagcatggggattgcacaggtgtgctttaggctggccacaataaaaggccactcgaaaatgtgcagtttcaatTGGAAGGGGTCGGGGGgtccagtcagtatctggtgtgaccactatttgcctcacgcagtgcaacacatctcttTTGCATCAGGTTGTGGATTGTGGcctgtggcctgtggaatgtgtGTCCACTCCTCTTcgatggctgtgcgaagttgcagtcagtcAGGTTGAGACCTCGATGAGGATGACGAGtgtgcagatgagcttccccgAGACGGTTCCTGACCGTTTGTTCAGAAATTCtgtggttatgcaaaccgattgttgcagcagtgGTCCgtgtggctggtctcagacgatcttggaggtgaagatgctggatgtggggTTCCCAGGTTGGCGTGGTTACACATGGTCTGTTGTTGTGGGTGAAGTCTTAGGAGAAGTACTCACTCAcgcagattttgacagatttgtgaacaatatttgagagaaataggccttttgtgtacatagagaaagtcttagatatttgagttcagctcatgatgaatgagggcaaaaacaaaaatgttgcgtttatttgttcattgtgtatatatgtcatggttttgggttctgctatttcctattttattttgaaagtaatcTACCTCTTGTGTAACTTTGTTTCCTATCTTTGTGTTCCCGGTTGATTGTTTTGACCTAATGTGTTTACCTGTGTTTAGTCATCCTGCCCTCTTGTGTTGAAGTTAAGTTTAAGTCTCTACTCGCTTTGTTCCTCAACTTTTCAAACATTTACAGACTCGTATGGATCATAAACAATGTTCGAAATATACTGATCTTTGTCAATGTTTATACAGTGCTTTGGCAACTGTATATTGTGGTATAGACAATAAAGCCAATGAAgccttttgaatttgaaaaggGTAAGGGTATTTTAGTGTGTTAGGGAGGAGTATGCatgaatatatgtatatttgcaTGAATCTATTGTTTTCCTGTATGTGTTGAGGGAACATTATTAATCTATTTTACATTGTGCAGACTGACTCTTTTGGGGACAAAATGCAAGGTACTGCAGGTAAGGGTTACGCATGTAGTTGTTATGGCTAAAGTTAGGCACAGACTTGTATGTATACTTACTATAAAGTATTTCTCAGTGAAGGACGGGGTGCTTGGTGCCGTCCAGCTGTAAACAGAGCTCTTTCTACTGGACACTGACTGCCTGCTGACAGACAGTGGCCTCATCTTCTCAGCACTGTCAAACGGACTGCAAGTGCAAACACACGCCAACACTTAGATAccacaaaaactcacagattgTAAATGTACATTACACACAAATAGGATGACAATTACAGCTGCAAACACATTTCATGTATTCCCAGACATGAGAAATTTCACTGCCTTTTCCATCACATCGCTTCACATTGTGGAAATCTTGATAGCATGTTGTGTGCATACAGTGTGAAAAACCTGAAACCTTTTAGTCACACAGTCCCTATAAATTCATAGATTTTGTGCTTTCATGGATCACGTCAGTGAAATTTCAATTTCTCCTGACCTCACAGAAtcgatttgttttatttacccAGAGTAATCACCAGTGGGTAAACTCACAATTTTTCTTGCTGTGTCTAAATAGATATTTCGATCCTTTGGGAACCTTGACTTTGAACACTTATGTGGGAGGTTGTTAGAGCGTGCATGTTCTTTATCAACAATATCCTGCTTTATATTCATCGGTTGCAGACATTCACACCTGGGGGCTTTTCAGTGCAGTATTTTCTTTGTGTccactttttattttctaaagtCAGCGTCTCTCATTAGTCTGAGATTTGAACCAACACATTTTTATCTTCCATTGCTGCCCACAGCTATACTTTTGAATTTGGTTAACACTTTCTGCCATGTTGTTTTAGGAGTTTATATGTAGAAACACTGATGGAAATCACTGAAATGGCACTCGTTCAAGGGTTCAACAGCATTAtattggggggggggagggggtgcGCGGTCAcaacagcattttgttttgtgaatgtgtgagttcGGCAGCCTTGTGCGTGTTCGTGTGATTTTCCAACTCTCCGGGGACTCATCCTCCACCTGGCTTCTCTAAACCTGAAATGTGATCTCATGGTGAAAAGGCacagcgctgtgtgtgtgtgtgtgtgtgtgtgtgtgttgtacactCTGTATTCAACAAACTGCTCAGTGACAGCTGGCTCAGGTTAGAGgtacagaggagacagaggcagaggAAGAACATAACAGATTCTGCAGTATGAGTGGATGTCAAtgatgttgttattattgtttacaTGGTGCTGTTTGTTGTATGTTTACTGCTGTGAACgtgttttaaaatacagtaaggAAGCTGTTTGAAAAAGTGCAattacagaaagagagaa
Above is a genomic segment from Micropterus dolomieu isolate WLL.071019.BEF.003 ecotype Adirondacks linkage group LG18, ASM2129224v1, whole genome shotgun sequence containing:
- the ripor3 gene encoding RIPOR family member 3 isoform X2 — protein: MSVKLRFDSPSDGGLVHRSRSFTGFSSLTGRRRPSNVRNSLRSKAMAEGKSPRMHLSQSRGGGAILSLQPDQVDQVFQALRKGLKEFLEGHQAEMDFLSSQQRETKRNSRLAFLYDLEKEIRALERYIRRLEFQISKVEELYETYCIQWRLCQGAVNMKRAFSLSPSTRASRESLLELNRNHRHSLQDMSVMEGELEILLGELHIKMKGLIGFARLCPGDQYEVVVRLGRQRWRIRGRIESDDTQSWDEEEMVFLPHIHRNFEIKVMEAKGLGWLLVGMVTCASADFFVVRPQLMLVDITELGTIKLQLEVTWNPFDSAEKMRPLSVSRQSVSSRKSSVYSWTAPSTPSFTEKYFISMVRELQDREGSLPSLVSKGQHNRGGVSLLSYLSNPSHITSPLSPQSPYTLSRRRTHSYPSSHSQGTSLGGSQTQLSLGEEGSLEVSTEEREAGKKTDEKDGEEEWGSALDPPSTPADSKTGSLLALQMSSTPDILRKNTAGEPDPETHSAAQGQDNVTVQDSPQCQSYSAPALPTPTTQPPAVTPSSPTTAAPTAGRPVVSSVQRRTQALRLGVLIAELEKMFQNQSCSEKELRALEHQTLHLATILKNDLSMLKSSSSEETLAVEEVLGSFDFLSHDFNADDDTSCLGSLRLKDSGISSIQQSTLRSLGLLSQNSQSASEEELVLAPLTSGNWGLDQALETHLDISCILLQMMRTTDFSPSRKDLLEEMALQAEVLDRVSRLLLEKNDTISASDILPKAQRTRDVLLFWEECVNDNSSPFCCSSDRFSRTLRKRYTHKVKAKQPGQSEKVFSKLLQHVQTACRMVPGPRPICSPERVTIFQLSVYLKRWSTQELGEHISRLSKEEYILSSLSGPKRRRALNKLRGRCISGLLPLGCTLQTLAALQIDSNHKVCKAAANCLCRAAGCKAFRSKAVVYYTESLKSNDVQIQQGSCLALKCLRATESVDHIADLWRSADEDLRSAVRETVLSFGKKGYLAFQRMDQLYAEMQEEAYQNQETEITIL
- the ripor3 gene encoding RIPOR family member 3 isoform X1, with product MSESKYVKCCFFKTSLESGLKHDWKEMGWMWMSVKLRFDSPSDGGLVHRSRSFTGFSSLTGRRRPSNVRNSLRSKAMAEGKSPRMHLSQSRGGGAILSLQPDQVDQVFQALRKGLKEFLEGHQAEMDFLSSQQRETKRNSRLAFLYDLEKEIRALERYIRRLEFQISKVEELYETYCIQWRLCQGAVNMKRAFSLSPSTRASRESLLELNRNHRHSLQDMSVMEGELEILLGELHIKMKGLIGFARLCPGDQYEVVVRLGRQRWRIRGRIESDDTQSWDEEEMVFLPHIHRNFEIKVMEAKGLGWLLVGMVTCASADFFVVRPQLMLVDITELGTIKLQLEVTWNPFDSAEKMRPLSVSRQSVSSRKSSVYSWTAPSTPSFTEKYFISMVRELQDREGSLPSLVSKGQHNRGGVSLLSYLSNPSHITSPLSPQSPYTLSRRRTHSYPSSHSQGTSLGGSQTQLSLGEEGSLEVSTEEREAGKKTDEKDGEEEWGSALDPPSTPADSKTGSLLALQMSSTPDILRKNTAGEPDPETHSAAQGQDNVTVQDSPQCQSYSAPALPTPTTQPPAVTPSSPTTAAPTAGRPVVSSVQRRTQALRLGVLIAELEKMFQNQSCSEKELRALEHQTLHLATILKNDLSMLKSSSSEETLAVEEVLGSFDFLSHDFNADDDTSCLGSLRLKDSGISSIQQSTLRSLGLLSQNSQSASEEELVLAPLTSGNWGLDQALETHLDISCILLQMMRTTDFSPSRKDLLEEMALQAEVLDRVSRLLLEKNDTISASDILPKAQRTRDVLLFWEECVNDNSSPFCCSSDRFSRTLRKRYTHKVKAKQPGQSEKVFSKLLQHVQTACRMVPGPRPICSPERVTIFQLSVYLKRWSTQELGEHISRLSKEEYILSSLSGPKRRRALNKLRGRCISGLLPLGCTLQTLAALQIDSNHKVCKAAANCLCRAAGCKAFRSKAVVYYTESLKSNDVQIQQGSCLALKCLRATESVDHIADLWRSADEDLRSAVRETVLSFGKKGYLAFQRMDQLYAEMQEEAYQNQETEITIL